From Streptomyces yatensis, one genomic window encodes:
- a CDS encoding penicillin-binding transpeptidase domain-containing protein, whose translation MRSGARAAIVGAVFAAMVGVAGCGSGQDDSSSAKDGASAGSGDDKPSLKNVKTGPPSAAEVKTTARAFLAAWSAGETAKAAALTDDTGAATTALGDYRKKAHVAKVALEAGSASGAKVPFSVNAQISSGGQSVPWTYESSLTVTRDTKTGKPVVAWKPSVVQPDLAEGDTLKTGASEAPPIKAVDRDGKELTADEHPTLKTVLAALRERYGKKAGGKAGVETWIQRAKGSKSPDKTLKVLSKGTPGTLRTTIDASLQSTAEQQVSKRTKASVVAVKPSTGEILAVANSPASGFNTALQGSYAPGSTMKIITSATLIDKGLAAYGKAHPCPKYFSYGGWKFQNDKKFEIKNGTFEQSFARSCNTAFISQAGKLKNDDLTNEARNVFGIGLNWQTGVPSFDGAVPAQSAASKAASLIGQGGVRMNPLNMASVAATASTGTFRQPYLVSPSLDDRTLAKASKTMKSSTHDQLRKLMRLTATSGTAAEAMAGMSGDFGAKTGSAEVDNQEKPNGWFSAYRDDIAAAGVVPEGGHGGDTAGPMVAALLRAGG comes from the coding sequence ATGCGGAGTGGCGCGAGAGCCGCGATCGTCGGTGCGGTGTTCGCCGCCATGGTCGGTGTTGCCGGTTGCGGCAGCGGCCAGGACGATTCATCCAGTGCGAAGGACGGTGCGAGCGCCGGCTCGGGTGACGACAAGCCGTCCCTGAAGAACGTGAAGACCGGCCCGCCCAGCGCGGCCGAGGTCAAGACCACCGCCCGCGCGTTCCTGGCGGCCTGGTCGGCGGGCGAGACGGCGAAGGCCGCCGCCCTTACGGACGACACCGGCGCGGCCACCACGGCGCTGGGCGACTACCGCAAGAAGGCCCATGTGGCCAAGGTGGCGCTGGAGGCGGGGTCGGCGAGCGGGGCGAAGGTGCCGTTCTCGGTGAACGCCCAGATCTCCTCCGGCGGTCAGAGCGTCCCCTGGACGTATGAATCCTCGCTGACCGTCACGCGCGACACCAAGACCGGTAAGCCGGTCGTCGCCTGGAAGCCCTCGGTGGTCCAGCCCGACCTGGCCGAGGGCGACACCCTGAAGACCGGCGCGTCCGAGGCGCCGCCGATCAAGGCGGTGGACCGCGACGGCAAGGAACTGACCGCCGACGAGCACCCGACCCTCAAGACCGTCCTGGCCGCGCTGCGCGAGCGGTACGGCAAGAAGGCGGGCGGCAAGGCGGGCGTGGAGACCTGGATCCAGCGCGCCAAGGGCTCCAAGTCCCCCGACAAGACGCTGAAGGTGCTCTCCAAGGGCACCCCGGGCACGCTCCGTACGACGATCGACGCATCGCTCCAGAGCACCGCCGAGCAGCAGGTGAGCAAGCGCACCAAGGCGTCGGTGGTGGCGGTCAAGCCCAGCACCGGTGAGATCCTCGCGGTGGCCAACTCCCCCGCGAGCGGCTTCAACACCGCCCTGCAGGGCTCGTACGCACCCGGCTCGACGATGAAGATCATCACCTCGGCCACGCTGATCGACAAGGGTCTGGCGGCGTACGGCAAGGCCCATCCGTGCCCCAAGTACTTCAGTTACGGGGGCTGGAAGTTCCAGAACGACAAGAAGTTCGAGATCAAGAACGGCACCTTCGAGCAGAGCTTCGCCCGCTCCTGCAACACGGCCTTCATCAGCCAGGCGGGGAAGCTGAAGAACGACGACCTGACCAACGAGGCCCGGAACGTCTTCGGTATCGGGCTCAACTGGCAGACCGGTGTGCCCTCCTTCGACGGCGCGGTGCCGGCGCAGTCGGCGGCCTCCAAGGCCGCCTCGCTGATCGGCCAGGGCGGGGTGCGGATGAACCCGCTCAACATGGCGTCGGTCGCGGCCACGGCCTCCACCGGCACCTTCCGCCAGCCGTACCTGGTCTCGCCGTCGCTGGACGACCGGACGCTGGCCAAGGCGAGCAAGACGATGAAGTCGAGCACCCATGACCAGCTGCGCAAGCTGATGCGGCTGACGGCCACCTCGGGCACCGCCGCCGAGGCGATGGCCGGGATGAGCGGCGACTTCGGCGCCAAGACCGGTTCGGCCGAGGTGGACAACCAGGAGAAGCCCAACGGCTGGTTCAGCGCGTACCGCGATGACATCGCGGCCGCCGGTGTGGTCCCCGAGGGCGGCCACGGCGGCGACACCGCGGGCCCGATGGTGGCGGCGCTGCTGCGCGCGGGCGGCTGA
- a CDS encoding YbaK/EbsC family protein, producing the protein MVDPAPTPDTAAHPRFAEALRELGLAVEVRRFPDATRTAAEAAAAIGCELSQIVKSLVFEADGQPVVVLMDGASRVDVELVRQELGAGSVGRASAALVRETTGYAIGGVPPFGHRTRTRVLADRRLLDHETVWAAAGNPHTVFPLAPKTLIAHAEGTLVDVRERSA; encoded by the coding sequence ATGGTCGATCCCGCACCCACCCCTGACACCGCCGCCCACCCCCGCTTCGCCGAAGCCCTGCGCGAGCTCGGCCTGGCCGTCGAGGTGCGCCGCTTCCCCGACGCCACCCGGACCGCCGCCGAGGCCGCCGCGGCCATCGGCTGCGAGCTGAGCCAGATCGTCAAGTCGCTGGTCTTCGAGGCGGACGGCCAGCCTGTGGTGGTGCTGATGGACGGGGCGTCACGGGTCGACGTCGAGCTCGTACGGCAGGAGCTGGGCGCCGGGAGCGTCGGCCGGGCGAGCGCGGCGCTGGTGCGGGAGACCACCGGTTACGCCATCGGTGGGGTGCCGCCCTTCGGCCACCGCACCCGCACCCGCGTCCTCGCCGACCGCCGGCTGCTGGACCACGAGACCGTATGGGCCGCGGCGGGCAACCCCCACACCGTCTTCCCGCTCGCCCCCAAGACCCTGATCGCGCACGCGGAGGGCACCCTGGTGGATGTGCGCGAGCGGTCCGCGTGA
- a CDS encoding DMT family transporter: MTPLVAAAVLIAAVTHASWNAIAHGIRDQLLAFTLVGGGGAVCGLALLPFAPLPAADAWPYLLASAAIHVVYQLLLMRSFHLGDFGQMYPLARGTAPLVVTGAAAVFVGERPDRWQAAGIALASAGLVGVALWGVRGARHADREEAGENGGQKPGQSGGAAPQWLALTAAIATGLSIAAYTVVDGLGVRASGSAPGYIAWLMILEGFAIPGYALAIRRGALLRQLRPVAVRGLLGGLLSVSAYGLVLWAQTQAELAPIAALRESSIIVGAAIGTLFFKERFGGPRIAAAGLMVAGIGLMLHTS, encoded by the coding sequence GTGACCCCGCTCGTCGCGGCCGCGGTGCTCATCGCGGCCGTCACCCACGCGTCGTGGAACGCCATCGCGCACGGCATCCGCGACCAGCTGCTCGCCTTCACGCTGGTGGGCGGCGGCGGGGCGGTGTGCGGGCTGGCGCTGCTGCCGTTCGCCCCGCTGCCCGCCGCGGACGCCTGGCCGTATCTGCTGGCCTCCGCGGCCATCCACGTGGTCTATCAGCTGCTGCTCATGCGCTCGTTCCATCTGGGCGACTTCGGCCAGATGTATCCCCTCGCGCGCGGCACCGCCCCGCTGGTGGTGACCGGGGCCGCCGCGGTCTTCGTCGGCGAGCGGCCGGACCGCTGGCAGGCGGCGGGGATCGCGCTGGCCTCGGCCGGGCTGGTGGGCGTGGCGCTGTGGGGCGTCAGGGGCGCCCGGCACGCCGACCGCGAGGAAGCGGGGGAGAACGGCGGGCAGAAACCCGGGCAGAGCGGCGGGGCCGCACCGCAGTGGCTCGCCCTTACGGCCGCCATCGCCACCGGTCTGTCCATCGCCGCGTACACCGTCGTGGACGGCCTGGGGGTACGCGCCTCCGGCAGCGCACCCGGCTATATCGCCTGGCTGATGATCCTGGAGGGCTTCGCCATCCCCGGCTACGCCCTGGCCATCCGCCGCGGCGCGCTCCTGCGCCAACTGCGCCCCGTGGCGGTGCGCGGACTGCTCGGCGGACTGCTGTCGGTCTCCGCCTACGGCCTGGTCCTGTGGGCCCAGACCCAGGCCGAACTCGCCCCGATCGCGGCGCTGCGCGAATCGTCGATCATCGTGGGCGCGGCGATCGGGACGCTGTTCTTCAAGGAGCGGTTCGGCGGCCCGAGGATCGCGGCGGCGGGGCTGATGGTGGCGGGCATCGGGCTGATGCTGCACACGAGTTGA